The Vibrio nitrifigilis genome window below encodes:
- a CDS encoding RNA methyltransferase, translated as MTTESTVVIGLYNPKNPTNVGAVMRAAGCYEANQVRYNGTRYNRAMKFQTDTKKARQHIELVEMEDLTAGLADDVAIVCVELAVGATALPNFIHPQKAVYLFGPEDGSLPQDVVDKASHVVYVPTVGCMNLAATVNVLLYDRLAKTPRDIDDHQQVVASRDNKNRLKVKTA; from the coding sequence ATGACCACAGAATCCACCGTCGTTATCGGCCTGTACAATCCTAAAAATCCTACCAATGTTGGCGCAGTGATGCGTGCTGCCGGGTGTTACGAAGCAAATCAAGTTCGTTACAACGGCACTCGTTACAATCGAGCAATGAAGTTTCAAACCGACACCAAGAAAGCTCGTCAGCATATTGAATTAGTAGAGATGGAAGATTTAACAGCTGGATTAGCTGACGATGTGGCAATTGTCTGTGTTGAGCTTGCTGTAGGAGCAACCGCTCTGCCTAACTTTATTCATCCCCAAAAAGCTGTCTACCTTTTTGGCCCAGAAGATGGCTCCTTACCACAAGATGTGGTCGATAAAGCGAGTCACGTGGTTTATGTTCCGACTGTAGGGTGTATGAATTTAGCCGCAACAGTGAATGTTTTACTCTACGACCGATTAGCAAAAACACCACGTGATATTGATGATCATCAGCAAGTTGTGGCCAGTCGAGATAATAAAAATCGGCTTAAAGTAAAAACGGCTTAA
- a CDS encoding AAA family ATPase, translating into MKRLILVTSPPASGKTYISKQLAKALKHVVYLDKDTLIVLSHQIFKVANQEVNRSSDFFEEHIRNYEYDATLALAMEALEYDDIVLINAPFTREIRDQKYMDELETQVAEKGARLTVVWVETAVDVVKQRMIERNSPRDTWKLQNWDEYIRDVNFSIPDYLDDPNIVDDLLVFKNSSDAEYQQSMQEILAVLETK; encoded by the coding sequence ATGAAACGACTGATTTTGGTTACCTCACCACCAGCAAGTGGCAAAACGTATATTTCAAAACAATTGGCAAAAGCACTTAAACACGTCGTGTATTTAGATAAAGATACCCTGATCGTGCTTTCACACCAGATTTTTAAGGTAGCCAACCAAGAGGTGAATCGCAGCTCTGATTTTTTTGAAGAGCACATCCGTAATTATGAATACGACGCTACCCTCGCCCTTGCGATGGAAGCACTTGAATATGACGATATTGTCCTGATCAATGCCCCATTTACCCGCGAAATTCGTGACCAGAAATATATGGATGAACTGGAAACGCAAGTTGCGGAGAAAGGGGCTCGCTTAACGGTTGTTTGGGTTGAAACAGCAGTTGATGTCGTTAAACAACGTATGATTGAGCGTAATTCTCCACGGGATACCTGGAAGCTACAAAACTGGGATGAGTATATTCGAGATGTTAATTTCTCCATTCCTGACTATCTTGACGACCCCAATATCGTTGATGACTTGCTGGTATTTAAAAACTCCAGTGATGCAGAGTACCAGCAATCCATGCAGGAAATATTAGCGGTTTTAGAAACGAAGTAA
- a CDS encoding YncE family protein, with amino-acid sequence MLKTNPARSLISLAVMGLLAVSVTANATPLVDGQSPVAAGKNVYQTVYGTQDNSVYVAAAGGDKGEIHVFSGRSLKPESVISMQDKPLGLAIDQQNNLLFTGNTFNGSVTKIDLTTGKVLANLTLSHRAPKGTPRDQWPPMVHAVFFDEANNAIYVTGAAKQGVVWKVNATTFKLEKTIRGVGAVPTGMALDHDTGLLYVTVHSDNKIAVIDTQTDRIVKTIGAGQNPLAIAINRQLEQLYVANSKDNTIGVFDLKSDKRLALIKTDKFPVDVNVDPTANRLLVANRSSGTVQVFNTDTYALEKTLHPGLHPNTLAVDKIHHQAYVTSKGLSRHEKSMPKGISNTAADVITQLTE; translated from the coding sequence ATGTTAAAAACAAATCCTGCGCGCTCATTGATTTCTCTTGCTGTTATGGGGCTTTTAGCTGTCTCGGTAACGGCTAATGCTACGCCTTTGGTTGATGGTCAATCGCCAGTGGCTGCGGGTAAAAATGTGTATCAAACCGTTTATGGCACCCAAGACAATAGTGTTTATGTGGCGGCTGCAGGTGGTGATAAAGGTGAAATACATGTGTTTTCTGGTCGGTCTTTAAAGCCTGAATCAGTGATTTCTATGCAAGATAAACCGCTTGGGTTAGCGATAGATCAGCAGAATAACTTGTTGTTCACTGGTAATACCTTTAATGGGTCTGTGACCAAAATTGACCTCACTACAGGTAAGGTGTTAGCCAATTTGACGTTAAGCCACCGCGCACCGAAAGGTACGCCTCGTGATCAGTGGCCACCAATGGTGCATGCGGTATTTTTCGATGAAGCAAACAATGCTATTTATGTGACTGGAGCGGCAAAGCAAGGAGTCGTTTGGAAAGTGAACGCCACAACATTCAAGCTTGAAAAAACGATACGAGGTGTTGGTGCTGTGCCAACCGGAATGGCATTAGATCATGATACCGGGTTGCTCTACGTCACTGTACATAGCGACAACAAAATTGCAGTGATTGATACCCAAACGGATCGTATCGTGAAAACCATTGGTGCGGGGCAAAATCCGTTGGCAATCGCGATCAATCGTCAACTAGAACAGTTGTATGTGGCTAACAGTAAAGATAACACCATCGGTGTGTTTGATCTGAAATCGGATAAACGTTTAGCTTTGATCAAAACAGATAAATTTCCTGTAGATGTGAATGTTGATCCGACCGCGAATCGTTTGTTAGTTGCCAATAGAAGTAGTGGCACTGTGCAGGTATTTAATACCGATACTTATGCACTAGAAAAAACGCTCCATCCTGGATTGCACCCGAATACGCTAGCAGTCGATAAAATCCATCATCAAGCTTATGTGACTAGCAAGGGATTGAGTCGTCATGAGAAATCAATGCCGAAAGGCATTAGTAATACCGCTGCCGATGTGATAACGCAATTAACTGAGTAA
- the cueO gene encoding multicopper oxidase CueO — protein MDRRHFLKGAAVFGAINALPFSIRYAVASSSQRIEMPVPGILEPDAQGIIKLTVQQGISHWDHTRKGHTYGYNGALLGPTLKVKRGQTATIKVTNKLPVATTTHWHGLLVPGASDGGPQQTIQPGDTWQTQFTVDQPAATCWYHPHTHVVTGQQVAMGLGGLFIVDEPSSSALALPNQWGLDDIPVVLQDKSLSDSGEVDYNLDLMHAAVGWFGNTMLTNGVVNPYKKVAKGWIRLRLLNGCNARVLNITTSDQRPLYVVGSDGGLLAEPHAVKHLPIMMGERFEVLIDARDGKPFDLMSLPTDQIAMTLPPFDKPLSILSLSPELAPTKGKLVEKLVVIPSIPELDNIPTRGFALTHHGKVHMAGMQALYAKYGKKAMGSMSGHVSHMSSMMGNMPTPTHEEVFTSNSINGIPFPMGKPAFNVKQGQYEIWEVGGMMLHPFHVHGTQFRILSENGRPPEPHRQGWKDTVLVNSSSSKVLVKFDHIADKQHAYMAHCHLLEHEDTGMMTSFTVS, from the coding sequence ATGGACCGCCGACACTTTCTCAAAGGTGCAGCTGTATTTGGAGCAATCAATGCACTGCCTTTCTCAATACGTTACGCTGTTGCCTCTTCCTCTCAGCGCATTGAAATGCCCGTTCCAGGCATCTTGGAACCCGATGCCCAAGGCATCATCAAACTGACTGTACAGCAAGGAATTTCTCACTGGGATCACACTCGTAAAGGGCACACCTACGGATACAATGGCGCATTACTTGGCCCCACTTTAAAAGTAAAACGTGGCCAAACCGCGACCATTAAAGTAACGAATAAACTACCGGTGGCAACCACCACTCACTGGCATGGTCTGTTAGTCCCAGGGGCAAGCGATGGCGGACCACAACAGACGATTCAACCCGGTGATACATGGCAAACTCAATTCACCGTAGATCAACCCGCCGCGACTTGTTGGTACCACCCGCATACTCACGTCGTCACAGGACAACAGGTCGCAATGGGGCTCGGCGGGCTGTTTATTGTAGACGAACCTTCATCCTCTGCTCTTGCTCTTCCCAATCAATGGGGATTGGATGATATTCCGGTCGTCCTACAAGATAAAAGCCTCTCGGATAGCGGCGAAGTCGATTATAACTTGGATTTGATGCACGCTGCGGTAGGTTGGTTTGGTAACACTATGCTAACTAATGGTGTCGTCAATCCCTATAAAAAAGTCGCCAAAGGCTGGATTCGTCTGCGACTGTTAAATGGGTGTAATGCCCGCGTACTCAATATCACGACCTCAGATCAGCGGCCTTTGTATGTTGTGGGGAGTGATGGTGGACTGCTCGCTGAACCTCATGCAGTGAAACATTTACCCATAATGATGGGTGAGCGTTTTGAGGTGTTAATTGATGCTCGTGATGGGAAACCTTTTGATCTAATGAGCTTACCAACCGACCAGATTGCTATGACACTGCCTCCCTTTGATAAGCCACTATCCATACTTTCCCTCTCCCCAGAATTAGCTCCAACTAAAGGAAAACTCGTCGAAAAATTAGTGGTAATACCGAGTATTCCGGAGCTGGATAACATTCCAACCAGAGGGTTTGCCCTCACCCACCACGGGAAAGTTCACATGGCAGGTATGCAAGCGCTTTACGCAAAATATGGTAAAAAAGCCATGGGGTCAATGAGTGGCCATGTGAGCCATATGTCTTCAATGATGGGCAATATGCCAACCCCTACTCATGAAGAAGTATTCACGAGCAATTCCATTAACGGCATCCCATTCCCTATGGGAAAACCGGCGTTTAATGTCAAACAAGGTCAATATGAAATTTGGGAAGTCGGTGGCATGATGTTGCACCCATTCCATGTTCATGGCACACAATTTAGAATTTTATCGGAAAATGGCCGCCCACCAGAACCACACCGCCAAGGTTGGAAAGATACCGTTTTGGTCAACAGTTCAAGCAGTAAGGTATTGGTGAAATTCGATCACATTGCCGATAAGCAACACGCTTATATGGCCCATTGCCACCTTCTTGAACATGAAGATACCGGTATGATGACGTCATTCACCGTGAGTTAA